The following is a genomic window from Deltaproteobacteria bacterium PRO3.
CCTCGGATCTCACCGACCGCGACCGCACCGACCGGATCGGCCGCAACCTGACCGAGCTCTTCGAGCTGCGTCGGAGCCTGCGCGGCGCCACCACGCACGAGTGGATCGAGGGCCGCGACGTCGAGCTCGTCACGCACGACGCCGAGGAGCGCATCGCCGAGGTCAACACGCTGATGCGGGATTACGCGATCGACCTCCACAACGCGTCGTCGGGTTTCATCGAGAGCCGCGGTGCCTCGGCGGCCATCGACCGCTTGATGTCGGGGATCATCGAGGGCGAGCGGGAGGCTCTCGTGCCGAGGCTCAGCGCGGAGGGGCTGACGGAATACTGCCGACAATCCGCAGAGGCCGAGGCGGCGGTAGAGCGGGCCGGCGGCCTGAGCGACCCGGCCGAGCGCCGCACCGCCCTGGCCGAGGCCCTGCGCGGCTTCGTCGCCTTGGGCGACTCCACGCGCGTCAACGACGTCTTCGACCAGATGGTCGCCTCGCTGCCGGCCGACGCCGGCGACTTGCTGCGCCTCCAGGTCTTCACCGCGATGGGCAGCATCCTGCACGGCTCCGGCATGGGCGCGGAGGAGCGTCTCAGGGATTTGGCCTCGCCGATCGCCCGGCGCCTGGCCTCGACGCCCACGCCCTCGATGTACCGCGAGGAGATCGAGGTCGACGACTTCAGCGTCGGCGGCACGACCCGGGCGCACACCGTCTCGCGGACCCTGGTCAACCCCCGCGCCTACCTCGACACCGCCGCCTCCATCCTGGCGGTCCGTTCCTATTTCACCGCCGTCGGCGACTCGGAGGCCGCCCGCGCCACCGACGAGCGCCTGGGCACCCTGCGCAGCCAACTCGACGACCAGCTCGGCGGCACCACCGATTCCCGCCGGCGCATCGAGATCGCCGCGACCTCCGTCGAGATCGACATGGCCCTGGACGGCATCGCCAGCCCCGAGCACCTGAGCGCCTGGCGGAACTCGATCCGCTCCGCCACCGACCTGCCCACCGACGACCGCCTGACCCAGGCGCGGACCCTGCTGCGGGTCGCGACGCTGTGCCGCCGGGAGGCGGAAAGCTCGGGAACCACCCGCACGGACCTGGCCGAGATCAACACCTGGGCGACGCAGGTCATCGGCGACATCGCGGCGGACCGCATTCGGCACCTGCGCAACGAGCGCCACGTCGACGCGGAATTCGCCGACGCGGTGATCGCCGACTTCCGCAGCCGTCTCGACCGCGCCGTCACCGACGGCGACACCGCCTGGCTGGGCGCCGTCAGCGAACGGGCCATCGACCAGTTCGCCGACCTGGCCCAAAGCGGCCACGTCCTGCTCAGCGGCCGCCACACGCCGCCCACCCGCCGAGAGCTGCAGGCCTGCCTCCAGGCCGCGGCGATCTTCGGGCGCCTCGGTCTCAACGCCCGGGTCAACGAGGCGATGGCGCCCCTGATCACGCAGGCGGAGGGCATCGAAAATTCGACCGAGCGCGCCAACTTCTATTTGACCCTGGGGCAGGTCTTTCAAGAGGCGGGGATGAGCACCGAGGCCAACGGAATGCTCGACCGCATCGTCGCCCTCGACGTCGAAGGCGCGCCGCGGGAGCTGCACCGCATCGCCGAGATGGTGCCCGCGATGCGCGAGATGAACCTGGGCCACCTCGACCGGGCCCGCGAGCTGCTGGGGGCGATCCGCGGCAATCCCCGCGCCGAGGAGATGCTGCGCAACGTCGAAGGCGCCGTCCGCCGCGCCCGCGCCTTGCAAGTCCTCGATGCCCTTCGCCTGGTCGCCGGCGATTACATCGCCCAAGAGCGGGAACGCGGCTCCACGCGGGCCTCCGAGAGCGACCGTGAGATCCGGCGCGCGCTGGACGAGGCGCAACGTCTGATCCTCTCGGGACGCTGCGGCTCGGTGCGGGAGGCCTTGCGTCGTTTCAGCGATTACGGGCTCAGGGACATGCTTTGGGAATCCCGGGCGTCCGCCCCGATCCGCGACATCCTCGACGCCTCGGCGGACATCACCTTGAGCGACGATACCTTCTCCGACCGGATGCTTTCCTTCGCCTCCAGCCTCTCGGCCGGGCGCATGTACTCCTCCGCCTCGCAGATCGGCAACCTCCTGACCCGCAATCCGCACACGCGGGACGCCGCGCGAGCCCTGGTGGACGGAATCCCGGGCGAGGCCCGGCTGAGCGGCATCCTGACTGAGCTCGGCAACATGACCATCATCTTCGCGGAGTCCGACGCCGCCGCCATCCGCAGCGGCGTCATTACCGCGGTGACTTTCGGAGTTGGAAGTCTGGCCGCGCGTGGGGCGGAGCTGGCCTTCGCGGCGTATGTCACGGAAACTACACTTGCCTCCACGGTAGCTCTCCGCGCAACCGGATTTGTGGCGGGCTCACTTACAGAGGCCGTGACTTATAATCTTGCAGACATGGCCTTTGAAACCATGTTCTCAGGTCGAACCGACCACTGGACCCTCGAAAATTTCGGCCGCCGTGTCGGCGCCATGCTGGTGACTTTCATGTTTTGCCGGAGCATGGGTGCAATAACCTCGGGGCTCGGGAGGGCCGCGGCACGCACCAGCCTGCTAGGGGAGGCTGCGGCCGGCGGAGGACGTACCTTAACCTTGGGAGGCCGCATCGCCGTTGGAACCCTTGGTTACGGAGGAACAATTACCGGTCTCACCGGTGTGGAATACCTCAACGAGGCCATGGGACTCCATCCCTCCGAGGGCCATGTCCCTTTCTTAACCCGGCTCTTAGGAGCTGCGGTGATGGATGCACAAATGCGCTTGGCCGGTCGCCTGGCCAACGAGGTTACCGGGGGCACTATTGAACGATGGGGCGCGGCGACGCGCGAGCGCTACGCCATCCACGAACTTTTGCCCGCGGTCGAGCGCCTCGGCTTCGGCCGACCCAACGAACGGGGCGAATTGAGCGCCGAGGGAATGACCGCGCTGAGCGCCATGCTCGCGCGGGTCGCCCGCGGCGAGAGCGCGGCGGACGTCGCCTCGAGCGTCGGACGCGAGACGAGCGGGGACCTTTCCCGCGTCACCTCCATGGTCCTGGGCGTCGATGCCAACAGCGCCGAGGGCAGAAGGCTTCAAGCCCTGTTATTCTCTTACCGCGCCTCCCACCCCGAGGCGGATTTGGCCGAGGTCGCCGGGCGCCTGCAGGTCGAGGCCGGCCGTCTCGCGCGCGCCGCGGGACTGCGCGAGGGCCCGGCCTACGAGATCGTCCGCGCCGAGCTGCTGCGCCGCGCCCTGGCCTCGGGAGCGACGGTGGAAAGCCTGAGCTCCGGCGGCGAGGCGATGGAGCGCCTGAGGCCCGAATTGGAGGGACTGGCCAACGAGCTGCTCGGTCCGCGGGGCGCGGCCAGCCTCGAGGGGCAGCGCCTGATCGGGGATTTGCTGCTGCGCACTTTGGACCATCCCGGCGGCGTCAGCGTCGAGGGCGGCGTAGTCGCGCGGATCCGCGAGCAGGTCCGCGGCATGGGGCTCGACCCCGCCAGCGCGGCCGGACGGCGCATGGCCGCCGATCTCCTGCTGGCCCGTCTCGCGCCCGCCTCCGAGACCCTCGCTTTGGAAGCAAACGCTGAGGCCGGGAGCTCCCGCTTAGACGGAGGGGTCCTCCACGTCGACTTCAGCCGTCCAGGCTTCCGCCACGTCTCCATCGCCGGTCACGGGGAAATCTGGTTCGGCGAGACCGCCGCCGCGGGCGAGTACCGCGTCGACAACCACACGGGCGAGACGATCACCGTGATCCGCGCACACGCAGTGCCCGAGGGGTCGGGCCGTTCGATGACCGAAACACTGGCCCCGGAGACCGCCAGCGCCCCCGCAGGATCAACCGTCCTTCGTCCGGGCGACCGCATCCGCTTCGCCGACGGCCGCGAGTTCGTCGTCGGCGAGCCGCTGCGCGCCGCCCGAGCCGAGGCCCCGGCCGAGGGGCCCGGCGCTGAGGGCACCGCCCGCCCGGGGCGGACGAGGACCGGCGAGGCGCCGGTGATCCCGCTCGAGGGCCGGGGAGAACGTCCGCCCACCGCCGAGCCCGACCTGCTCGCCGCCTTCCGCCACGCCGACCCCTCCGAACCTCCCTCGCGTGAGCTGCTCCGCCGTTCCTTCGCCTTGTCCGACCGCCTCGCCCGCGAATTGGGCCTCACCGACCCGCACGATGCCGCGGCGAATCGCCCCTTCCGCGAGGCCTTCGCCCGTCGCGCCGCCCGGGGTCCGGTCACCGAGTCGACGCTGCGCGAGATCCGAGACTCCTTCCGCGCCCTCGACGCCTCCCTGCACGGCGTCGACCCGATGATGCGCAGCGAGGTGCGGCGCCGCGCCTTCACCCGCCTGCTCAGCGGCGAAATGTCGGGTGAAGCCGCCCGCGAGCTCTCCCGCCGCATCCGCGAGGGCGAGGTTCGCGTCGAGACCGGCCGCGACGGCGCCTTGGATATCGTCGAGGTCCCGGCCGAGGGCCGCGCCGAGGCCCGCTCAACCGCGCGGCGCCGCATCTTCGACCACTTGGCCGAGGCGCATTTCCCCGAGACCGTCACCGCGCGGCTGCGTTCGGGCTACGAGAGCGGCAGCGTTACTTTGGAGCGCCTGGAGGCGACCGTCGAATCGCTCCCCGCCGTCCGGCGCTGGATCAGCGCCGGCGGGGTGGAGCCTTCCTCCACGGCCGGCCATCGCATCTTGAGCCGCACCGTGGTCGGTTTGGCCGAGGGGCGTCTCGAGCTGCGCGAGGGCCGGGTGGTCGAAGCGGCGCGCGGGGAAGGTCCCCGTGTCCGCGCTCCCGAAACCGGCGGCACGGCGGAGGGCGCGCCTCCCTTGCCCGCCGAGGTGGAGGGCCTGATCACGAGGAATTTTCCCGAAAGGCTGCGCGAAAGACTGCGCGCGGGGGTTCGGGACGGAAGCATCACGCAGGCTCGACTGGAGGCGGCCGTGGGAGCCCTGCCGGCGGTCCGCCGCTTCATCGCCGATTCGGGCACCGATCCCAGCAGCCGCGAGGGGGCACGGATCTTGGACCGCGTGGTGACGGACTTGGCCACCGGACGATTGGAGGTCCGCGAGGGGCGCATCGTCCGGCCCGGCGTCGAAACCGAAGCTAGGCCCGAGGGCGGCGACGAAGGACGCGGCACCGTCGTCGAAGGCCGGGGGAGAGGCGCTAGGGATCGGGCGGAATCCGGGGAAGAAGCCGGCACCGTCGTCGAGGGAAGAGGACGCGGCGGCAGGACCGAGGGGAGCGCCGAGGGCGAGGGCCCGATGGTTTCCGGGGCTGGAAGCGAGGGGGTGAGCTTCTCCGAAGGCACCTTGACCGTCGACTTCAGCGACGCCCGCCGGCCCTTCCGCAACGCGACGATCCCCGGCCTGCGCGGGCCGATCCGCCTCGCCCTCGCCACCGGCGGCGGGGTCATGCTGCTCAACACCAGCGGCGAGCCGGTCACCGTCGTGCGGCCGAACGCCCGCGAAGGTTTTCTGCCGGAAGAGGTCGTCCGACCCGAGACCGCCACGGCCCATCCCGGCCGCGCCGAGCTCGTCTCCGGCGACCGGATCCGCCTGGCCGACGGTCGCGAGATCGTCCTGCGCTTCGAGATCCCCGCCGAGGGCGCGGAAGCACCCGCCGAACCGGCGGGGCCTCCCGGCGGACCGGTGGAACCCGAATCCGGCGCGGGAGGGGGCACGGTCGTCCTGGGCCCGCGTCGTCCCCCGACGCCCGACCCGGCGGCCGAGGTCGGCACGGTGGTGATCCGAGGCGGAAGACCGGCCGAACCGGCGCCGCGCGAAGGCATCCTGCCCATGGCGAACCCCGAGGGCACGCCCGTGGAGGCCATCCCCCGCGCCCCCCGAGTCCTGGCCGACGGCGAGCGCGCCGCCGCCATCGACGTGCGCCTCACCGAGATCGCCTTTCCCGATCCCGCCGAGCGCGGCGGCTTCGCCAATAATACCGTGGCCCTGGAATTGGGCAGCATCGCCGACGGCCTGGAGGGCGCCCACCCCGAGGTCGCCCGCTCCATCCGGGGGGACCTTCGAACTTTGGAGACGGAGGCGAGCGTGGATTCTCCCGCCTTCGAGGCCGCGGCCCGACGCCTGGCCGCCGTAGTGCGGACGCGCCGCTTCGACGCGGCCTTCCGCGGCGCCGACGTGCCGCTGATGTCCGGCGAGATGCGCCGCGACTTCGCCCGCCGCGTCGCCGAGCTCTACGATCCGGCCGCCGGCCCGGGGCGAGTGGCGGAGCTGCTGCCCCCGCCGCCGGTCGCGCCGCCCGAGCCCGGCGTCACCGAGCGCCGCGACATGATTCAGCGCGGCTTACTCGATTTGGCCTTCTCCGGCCGAGCCCGGCCGGCCTTCGCGGAACGTCTCCGCGCCGTCGACCAGCTGGAACTCCTTGCCACGCGGCTCGAGGAGGACGGCTTCGCTGAGGCGGCCTCGGACTTGCGGACCGACTTGACGGTGCTGCGCGAAGGCAGCGTTCACGGCCCGGCCTTTCAAAACACGATGCGCCGGCTCGGCCGCGTGCTGGGCACCCACGTGGGCGAGGCAACCTCGGTGCCGCTCGTCAACGCGATCGGCGAAGCCGACTTCGCCAGGCTGGCCCAAAGCATCGAAGCCATTTACCGTCCCCCCGCCGTCGAGGCCCCCGCGGTGGCCGAGGGCGCGCCGCTCGAGGGCGATCCCTTCGATTTCGGCGATCTCAACGCGGAACTGGGCCTAGAGGGCGGAAGCTCCCCGCGCCGTCCGGCGACCGGGACCGCCGACCCCCTCGATTGGGGCGACATGAACGCCGAGCTGGGCCTCGAGGCGCCGGGCACCGCGCGGCCTCCCGAGAGCGGCGGCGCTCCCGAGGCGCCCCCGCCGGAGGCCCCGGTAGCCCCCGTCGTCCCCCTGCGTCCGCCCGTTCCTGCGGTACGCGAGGCCCCGCGCCTTGCGGCCTTGGCCGCCGACGTCGCGGTGATGGGCGACACCGTCCTGATCGGGGAAGAAGTATTTTCGCTGCGCACCGAGCGCGCCGACGCCGTGATGGGTGAGGTCCCGCCCGTGGAACGCACCGTGTTCCGCTTCACCAACACCACCCTGACCGGCGGCTCGGGCGTCGCCTTGGCTCTACCCAGCACCTACACCGCGGAGGACGCGGCCCGGATGGTCTCGCGGCTCTCGCCTTCGGTGCGCCGCAGCTTGAGCCGAATGCGGCCCGAGGACGTGGGGCGCATCGTGGAGATGTCTGAGCGGATGCGCGCTTCGTCTCCCGCCACGACGGTGGAGGGATATGCCTTGCCCGCCTCCATGGGCGGAGGCACCGTCGGCGGCGGCATCGGCGAAAGCGTCGTCTGCACCGGAGAGATTATCGGCGTCGGCAGCGGCCGCACCACCTTCCGCGGCTACGTCACCGAGGCCGACGGCACGCGGCGTCCCGTGGCCCTGGTGATGCTCACCCATTCGATGGGCGGGACCTTCCACAGCGAGGCCTTGAACTTAAGCCGCCTGGCCGAGGCCGGCGTCGGCGAGGTCCGCTTCGACGGGCTGGTCCGAATCGACGGCCGCCAAGCCTTGGTCGTCAACCTGGCCGAGGGCACGCCGCACGTCGGGCTGGGCGATCTCTCGGTTCGGGATCGCGCCGATTTCAACCCGCTGATGGCCCGCGATCTCGCGCGGATGGCGGTCGCCGGCTACACCTCGGGGGCGGGAACGGACTTTCAGTATATTTGGGGAAGGGACGCGCGCGGACGGCCGCGCCTGCAGTGGATCGACACCGAGTCCTCGGTCCTGACGATCGACGACGCACGCACGGCGGCCTTGCGCGAGCGCCTGGGCCGCGAGACCCTCACGGCCCAGGATTGGTATTTGGAAAATCTCCGCGGCTTCGGCCTCTACAACCCGGAGACGGGACGCTTCGCCGACGGGGTGCCGCACACCTTTCAGGACGCCCTGCGCTACGAGCCGAGCGCCTCGCGGCCCCGCGGCGAGCGCAGCAGCACCCTCCCTCCGCCGCCGAGCTAGAGGAACAAACCGCGCCAATCCCGGCCGGGCGCCGTGAGGTGGAGCACCAGGACCGAGTGGACCTCCACGGTATAGAAAATCAAATAGCCGTTGTGTTCGATGAAACGGATCTCCGGTCCTCCTTCGGGACCTTCCAACAGCTCGACCCTGCGACCGCGCCGGGGAAACCTGCCCAAGGCAAGGATTTTTCTTTTCAGACCCTCGGTGAATCGTCGGGCGCGCGCCGGCGAGTCCTCGCCGATGAAACGATAGATACCCTCCAATTCCCGCAAGGCATCGCTGTGGATTCGGACCCGATAGGATTTAACGCCCATGGTACTTGCGATCGAGGGCTCGGAAGGCGGCCGAGGCGTCGACGGAGGCCTCAGGCCGGCGGGCGCGCCGCTTGAGCAGATCGCGCAGGTCCTTGATCTGCGAAGCGATCTCCAAGGTCTCGAGGTCGCAAACGCCGAAATCCGGGCGGCCGTTGTTGGTGATGATGATGGGGGTCTTCTTGAGCTGGGCCTTGACCTTGTCGAGGTTGGTCCGCAGCTCGGACATGGGTAGGATGGATTTTTCGAAGGAAATGGCCATGGATTTTAAAATAATATAAAAATTATTTTAAAAGTCAATCGCCGGCTTCCCCCAGCCATCGCCGCCACAGGGGCGAGGTCTCCGGCAGAGACCCGGAGAAATATTCCTCCAAGCCCTCCAGCATCCGGAGGACGTCGCCCTCCGCCCGGACCCAGCGCCGGCCCAGGCCCACCGTCATCAGGTCGCCGGCAAAATAGTAGAGATCGTCCACCAGGACGTCGAAGGGGAAATCGGGAAAGGGCAGCTTGGCCACCGTCAGATCCGGGAGGCGGCGCAGCTCCTGCTCGCTGCGGATTCCCTCGAGGAAGTCCCTGCCTACCTCGCTCTCGAAATGCCTCGCGTAGTGCTCGCGAAACTTGAGGCGATCCATGTAGTGCGGCGCCGCGTTCAGGTCCTGAAGGCCCACCAACCGGTGCGGGTCGCCGGGCGGCGCGATCTCCATCGCCACCTTGATCAGCGGGAAGTCGTTAAAGAAGACCTCGTGGTTGCCGACCAGGTTCTCCGAGGCGGTGTAGAGCCGCACCCGGTTGCCGGCGGCCCAGAGCCCGAGCAGCATGGCCTGGACCCCGCGGTAAGGAAGTCGCAGGCGCGTGTACTGGTGGATATAGTCCTCCATCCGCACGTCGAAGTCCTGGGGACGCTCGCGGTAGGCGTCCTCGGCCAAGTAGCGCATCAGGGTGTCGCCCAGCGTCTTGTCCAGGTCGAAGGCGATGTCGCGGCCGCGGATCGGCCCGCGCGCGGCGCGCTCGTAGAGCGCGGCCTGCTCGGGGGAGAAATTCGGGTGGAAGCGCCGCAGGAGGTCCAAGCCGGTCTCGTAGCGCAAGACGGGGTCCAAGGCTTCCGTCGCGACCGGCTCGGCGCGCGGCGGGGCGATGTCGAAGACGCCCTGTAGGGCCAGCCAGTCGCCGCGGCGCCGGATCTCCTCCTCGCCGCGCATCGAAGGCGGACTCAAGTAAAGATCGTAGAGCGCGCGCAGCTGCCGCGAGGCGCGGCGCCACGTCGTGAAAGAGGCGTCCAATCTTTGGAAGGCCTCCCGCTCCGCCGCGAAGCCGCTGGCGTCTTCCCGCAGCGCCGTGCCGAAGGCCCCGCGCGCCGCCACGACGTCGCGCTGGAATTGCTCCAAGGCCCAGTCGGCCTCGGTCAACCACTCGGGCAGGTTGGCGGAAAGGGGCCTTGCCCCTGCCTGGTTCATCCCGTCGAATTCCCGCGCGGCCAGGTTCAGCAAGCCGCGGATGTACTCGGACTGCCCCTCCAAGGACGCCAGGCGAAGCCGGGCCGCGGCCGGATCCAGCGCCATGGCGGGGCTGCGATCCGCGCGGCCGGCATTGCGCAGGAAATAGATCGCCTCGATCCGGTCGCGCAGGTAGAGGGCCGGCCCCGCCGGAGACTCGCGGAACATCGCGTCCAGCTCCTCGGGGTGGCCCAGGAGCGCGCGATAATGGATATGGCGCAGGTGCGCGGGCAGCTCCTCGCGCAGCGCGGAGAGATCCGTGCGCGGACTCAAGGTCGGCCGGAGGTGGTGGTCGAACTCGTGGACGACGTCCACCAGCCGCTCGCGTAGGACCCGCCGGAAGACGGGCTCGGAGACGCGTTGCACCTGGCGCAGGACCAACTGGTCCGCCGCCCTGCCCTCCCCCGCGGGCAGCAGGAAGGCGCGGATCATCGCGCCGCTGTGGCCCCGGTTCTCGCGGGCGAAGAGGGCCTCAAATTCGAAGTCGGGCAAGAGGCGGATCTCCACCTCGCCCGCGCGCAGCGCGGCGGCGACCTGGGTGGAGATGGGGTCGCCCAGGGCCTCGAAGGCGCGGGTGAGATCTTCGGGGCTAAGTTCACGAGGCTCGGGGAAAAGGCCGCGCAGGACCTCCTCGCTGCGCTCGCGGCGCCGCATGGCCTCGAGGGGGTTTCTCAGGGAGCGATTGTCGGCCAGCATGCGGTTTAAATAATCCAGCCAGCGCAGGTCGGCGAGATAGCCGTCGCCCTGCGAGCGCAGGAGGGCGTAGCCGCTCACCTCGCGCTCCCGATCGCCCCACAGGCGCAGGCGCGGATCGGCCAGCTCGAAGAGCTTGGCGTCGATCGCGGCGTCGTGCTCCAAAACTTGGAAAAGCCGCACCATCCTCAGGTAGGAGACCGGGCTGTGGCGAAACTCCTCCAAGGTCGGCTCGATCAGGCGCGCCACGGGATCCCGCGAGCGCAGGCGCTCGTCCAGGTGCCGGAAGAATTCCATCGGCACCTGGCCCTGGTAGCGGAGAAAGCGGAGCAAGACCTCGCGGGCCGACTCGCCCAAGGGCAAGGCCTCGACAGCGCGCGTCTGGGCTGCGCCGGGCGGAAAGTCCCGCGCCAGTCCCCTCCCGCCGCGCCGGCCGAAGAGGTCGAAGGCCGGAACCTGCTCGGCCAGGAAGGTCTCCAAGGCCTCGACCGGCGCCCCGTTTTCTAGGAGCTCGAAGAGTCGCCGTCCCCAGTCGGCCCGGCCCTGACGGATCGTCTCTTGGGTCGAGAGGCGGAGCAGCCAATTAAGGTAGCCGCCGTTCAGCCCCTCGTCCGAGGAGTGCTCGACCGCGTGGCGCAGGCGGCGCAGGCCGAGATGCAGGCGCTCGCCCTCCCACTCCAGCCAAGGGCGGCCGACCTCGTGGAGGCGGCCGAAGGGTACGTCCAGCAATTTCGCCAGGGCCTCGAAGGCGTTCAGGACGCGGACGCCGGTCTCCCGGTCGTAGCGACCGATAATCTCGCGGCGCGCGGCGTTCTCCGCCTCGGGAGCGAAGGCTTCCGGCCTGGGCGGAAGCTCGCTCGAGCGCCGCGAGGCGGCCAGGCGCCAAGGGGGCATCGTCGCGGTTTCCGATTCGCGCGGATGCAGCGCGAAACGGGGCGCGGGTAAAAGCTCGCGAGGCGTCGATGCCTCCAAAAAGGCCTCGAGGCGCGGCGCCGCCGCCGGCATGACACCGTGCAAGAGGCGCGCGCCGACCTGCATCTGCAAAAAGGCGTCGACGCTGTCCACCACGCGGCCCGCCCCGTCCTGACGGGGCCTCAGTCCGAGGGACTCCTGCAGGAGGTGGGCGCCGTAGATGCCGCCCAGCTGGGAGGCGGCCGAGACGCCGCCCCGCAACAGCGGCGAGGCTGCGCGGCCGCGCAAGAGCTCTCCGGCGAGACCGCCGCTCAGCTTCAAGACTCCCAGGAACACCGCCGCGCCCGCCAGCTCCTCGGCCCAAGGGGCGCTCGCGGTCTCCGGGTGCAGCAGGCCCCGCGCGGCCCGGTGGGCGCCGACGAAGATGGGGACCTCCGCCGCGTAGGCCAAGCCGCCGCCGAGCAGCCGCGCGCCGAGGCCGCGCGTGAGAAAGCCCGGCGCCCGCAAGGCCAGCCGCGCCGCCGTCCCCGCCCGCACCAGGCCCGCGATCCCGCCGGCCAGGCCGAAGGCGAAGATCATCGCGGGGTCGGTGGCCTGGGCAACGAAGCGGCGGCCCAGGTCCTCGAGACGGTCTTGCCAGGGGCCGGTCCCGAGCAGCGCGTGGATCCGATTTTCAAAACGCCGCCGTAGGGGCCTTTCGCGAACGGCCCCCACGGAGGACCGATATACCTCGAGCGCCGCCTCGGTATTTCCATGGCGTTCCAAGCGGCCGGCAAAGGCGAACAGCGCCTCCACGACCAACCTGTCATTCCGCTCGCCGACAAGCGACCGCAATTCCCGCCACTGGCCCTCGGACAGCGCCCGCCGCAGCGCCGGGTTTCCGAGCAGGGCTTCCAACGGAGCGGGCTCGCCTGAGTCAACCGCCGCCGGGCGGCGGAAAAAAATGGCTGCGGGTACCGTCATCGAAGCCCCTCTCTTTCCGGCACACCGGACTCCGCCATCGGATGAACGCGATAGATCGAGCGCGCCGGGCGCCGCAGGTAGGCGGTCTCGACATGGTCGCGCAGGTACATGCCCAACCCCAAGGGCGAGACGCGCAGGATCTCCTCGATCGATTCGGGAAAGCCGCTGCGGGCCCGGAAATGCAGGTGCCGCAGGTGCGCGGACATCTCCTCACGCAGCAAGGCGATCCGCGGCGAGGCGGCCGCGGCGGGATGCGCGTGGTGCTCGTACTCGTGCACCAGGGCGACCAAGCGCTCGAAAATCATGTCATGGAACACCGGCGCCGAAACATGGCGGACTTGACGAATCGCGATCATGTCCTCCGGATAGCTGGCGTCGCCGCGCACGGTGAAGCCCGCCCACAAGTCGCCGCGGTCGTCGCCGTTGAAGCGCCGGGCCAGCCCGTTGAACTCGGCGTCGTCCAGGATCCTCAGGTTGAAATCCCGGTTGCGCAGGGCCCGCGCGATGGGATCGGTCATCGGGTCGTCGAGGCCAGTCAGGGCGCGCAGGAGGTCCTCGCGCGTCAGCGGGCGCGGCGCGGGCCAGACCTCGCGGATCACGTCCATGGCCCAGGTCTCGTTCAGCGCGCGCATCACCGTGCGTTGTGACTCTCGCCAATCGCGATGGAAAGCGGCGAGATATTGACTGAAGTGGGTGTCGGCCAAATAAGCGTCCTGAACGGATCCCAACACGGACACTTGTCTCGGAAAGACGGCGTCGCCTCCGCGATAAGGCAGGATTTCCGCTTCCGGCTCGCCCAACTCGAGCACCTTGGGATAGAGGCGCTCGGAGGACTCCATTTCGTTCAACATGCGAAGGATGCGCAGATAAGCCAGCGGCGAACTTTGCGCCCGCAGCAAGACGGCCTCGGCTACCGTTTTCCATTCCGGTTCCCGCCGCATCAATTCATGGATTTCGGAAAATAGGCGGGTCTCGAACATCCCCTGATAACGCAGGAATTCCTTGAGGGTCCTCCGGGCCGCCGCAGAGACGGGCAGAGCTTCGACCAGTCGAAAGTTTTCCAGAGAGTAGAGGCCGCCGGCCGCCGCGCGCGGCCTCGACGGCCTCGGCATTACCCGAAACAGATCGTAGCCCGGGAAATACGGCGCGACGACACGCTCGAGCCGGTCCAGGTCGGCACCCTCGCG
Proteins encoded in this region:
- a CDS encoding type II toxin-antitoxin system Phd/YefM family antitoxin, with amino-acid sequence MAISFEKSILPMSELRTNLDKVKAQLKKTPIIITNNGRPDFGVCDLETLEIASQIKDLRDLLKRRARRPEASVDASAAFRALDRKYHGR
- a CDS encoding type II toxin-antitoxin system RelE/ParE family toxin; this translates as MGVKSYRVRIHSDALRELEGIYRFIGEDSPARARRFTEGLKRKILALGRFPRRGRRVELLEGPEGGPEIRFIEHNGYLIFYTVEVHSVLVLHLTAPGRDWRGLFL